In the Mastacembelus armatus chromosome 2, fMasArm1.2, whole genome shotgun sequence genome, one interval contains:
- the slitrk6 gene encoding SLIT and NTRK-like protein 6, with product MLPCIIFIALFLTAAQSQDIHPSQASSSFSESCDSLCSCEGKDGVLHLNCEQRNISKLSQIKIPSGVPFHLNLYKNDLVELRAEEMEGLKNALSLHIGGNSIQELEPGVFSTLGSLKKLHINSNFLVTLKEDTFQGLVNLEFLQADTNFIRVIEPGAFNKLIRLKVLILNDNSIEFLPSNIFRFVPLTHLDLRGNKLQTLPYVGFLEHIGRIMELLLEDNDWVCDCDILHLKIWMENMRAQSAIGDVVCSTPHHLKGTILAKVKRDVLCPSHADINLEEPSKSLDMVVTPSSKVSQIPKLINAKDDAKVPTPSHIPSSPCVEHCSCHNHPVAGFLMHCQDRGIQKVSDIGILQQSPTKLVMTGNMIEKLLKYDFVTYDSLELLNLANNRIDYIDNETFLSLSSLKKLYLNGNRIEKLFSTMFVGLHNLEYLYLEYNLIKEIAPGTFNPLPNLKLLSLNNNLLNSLPAQIFRNVPLTKLNLRKNLLMHLPVSNVLDQLDSLEQIYLEDNPWDCSCDLLSLKQWVEKLRKDTVVGSILCHTPKNVMQAELRSLRHEVLCPGLGTNYPMSPSGEESVTATEGPYRNGKGLFSPLTDTVPLSVLILSLLVFVLMIIFCSAGLVVFVVHRRRRRAKKKAAEEQPRENANSSPIHLHYSMYGQKTTHHTLTQRTGSATLYEERSNSPIVQICRNPTYCSQHKEHDTDLDYSLDEPRTKQHVCRSIMEKENTSPLTGNPSSKFRPMTGECPSEFVTLGNPNSLYRNILEREKELQQLGITEYLRKNMPRLQSAVDMQVPGHQEELKLMETIMYSRPRKVMLEQTKNEYFELKANLHTEPDYLEVLEHQTAFN from the coding sequence ATGCTGCCCTGTATCATTTTCATCGCCTTGTTTCTCACTGCGGCCCAATCCCAAGATATCCATCCCTCACAGGCATCATCCTCTTTTAGTGAGTCTTGTGACTCTCTGTGCTCCTGTGAGGGGAAAGATGGTGTCCTTCATCTTAACTGTGAGCAGAGAAACATCAGCAAACTCTCCCAAATCAAAATCCCCTCAGGTGTGCCCTTCCACCTGAACCTTTACAAAAATGACTTGGTTGAGCTCCGTGCAGAGGAAATGGAAGGGCTTAAGAATGCCCTTTCACTGCACATCGGGGGTAATAGCATACAAGAGCTGGAACCAGGGGTCTTTAGCACTCTCGGTTCACTGAAGAAACTCCACATAAATAGCAATTTCCTCGTCACTCTGAAAGAGGACACTTTTCAAGGCCTGGTGAATTTGGAGTTTCTCCAAGCTGACACAAATTTCATTCGGGTCATTGAGCCAGGGGCCTTCAACAAACTCATCCGCCTCAAGGTCCTCATTCTCAATGATAATTCCATTGAGTTTTTACCTAGCAACATTTTCCGGTTCGTGCCCCTCACCCACCTGGACTTACGTGGCAACAAGCTCCAGACACTGCCTTACGTCGGGTTTTTGGAGCATATTGGACGGATAATGGAACTGCTCCTGGAGGACAATGATTGGGTCTGTGACTgtgatattttacatttaaaaatctggATGGAGAACATGAGGGCCCAGTCAGCAATCGGGGATGTGGTCTGCAGCACACCACATCATCTTAAGGGCACCATTCTGGCTAAAGTCAAGCGGGACGTTCTGTGCCCGTCCCATGCAGATATTAACCTGGAGGAGCCGTCAAAGTCACTGGATATGGTTGTTACTCCGTCATCCAAAGTTTCGCAGATTCCCAAGCTGATCAATGCCAAAGATGACGCCAAGGTACCAACACCCTCTCACATTCCCAGCAGTCCCTGTGTGGAACACTGTTCTTGTCACAATCACCCTGTGGCTGGGTTTTTGATGCATTGTCAGGACAGAGGAATTCAAAAGGTATCAGATATCGGAATACTTCAGCAAAGTCCCACTAAACTGGTAATGACAGGGAATATGATTGAGAAACTATTGAAGTATGATTTTGTCACATATGACAGTTTAGAATTACTCAACTTGGCAAACAACAGAATTGATTACATTGATAATGAAACTTTCCTCAGCCTGAGCAGCTTGAAAAAACTGTATCTGAATGGCAACAGAATTGAGAAACTATTCTCCACAATGTTTGTGGGGCTCCACAACCTTGAATATCTGTATCTGGAATACAACCTTATCAAAGAGATTGCTCCAGGCACATTTAATCCCCTGCCAAACCTGAAGCTGTTGTCATTAAATAACAACCTGCTCAACTCTCTTCCAGCACAGATATTCCGCAATGTGCCCCTCACCAAATTAAACCTGAGGAAGAATCTACTTATGCACCTGCCAGTGAGCAATGTGCTTGATCAACTTGACTCACTGGAGCAGATTTATTTAGAGGACAACCCATGGGACTGCAGCTGTGATTTGCTCAGCCTCAAACAATGGGTTGAGAAACTCAGAAAGGACACAGTGGTGGGCTCCATTTTATGTCACACCCCAAAGAACGTGATGCAGGCCGAGCTAAGAAGCCTTCGACATGAAGTGCTGTGTCCTGGTTTAGGGACCAATTACCCTATGTCCCCAAGTGGGGAGGAAAGTGTGACAGCTACAGAGGGCCCTTACAGAAATGGCAAGGGTTTGTTCAGCCCACTCACAGACACCGTCCCCCTCTCTGTGCTCATCTTAAGCCttcttgtttttgtgctcaTGATTATATTCTGCTCAGCTGGTTTGGTCGTGTTTGTGGTGCACCGGCGGCGgagaagagcaaagaaaaaagcagcagaggagcAACCCAGAGAAAACGCCAACAGTAGTCCCATTCATTTACATTATAGCATGTATGGGCAGAAAACTACACACCACACGCTGACACAAAGAACAGGGTCTGCCACTCTGTATGAAGAGAGATCGAATAGTCCTATTGTGCAGATCTGTCGCAACCCCACCTACTGCTCCCAACACAAGGAGCACGACACAGATTTGGATTATAGCCTGGATGAGCCCCGCACCAAGCAACACGTCTGCCGGAGTATCATGGAGAAGGAGAACACTTCACCTCTAACAGGAAATCCCAGCTCCAAGTTTAGACCCATGACTGGAGAGTGCCCCTCAGAGTTTGTCACTCTCGGGAATCCCAACTCCTTGTACAGGAACATTctggagagggagaaggagctgcagcagcttggaATAACAGAGTACCTTAGGAAAAACATGCCCCGGCTTCAGTCAGCTGTAGACATGCAGGTCCCGGGGCACCAGGAGGAGTTAAAACTAATGGAGACTATTATGTACTCACGACCACGCAAGGTCATGCTTGAGCAAACCAAGAATGAGTACTTTGAACTTAAGGCTAACCTGCATACTGAGCCAGACTACTTAGAGGTTCTGGAGCATCAAACTGCATTTAACTGA